In Eretmochelys imbricata isolate rEreImb1 chromosome 14, rEreImb1.hap1, whole genome shotgun sequence, a genomic segment contains:
- the ARL16 gene encoding ADP-ribosylation factor-like protein 16 isoform X1, with the protein MYLLLGASGVGKTLLVKRLQKLCSKDGSRELGEPPPTLPTVGTNLTDLLIQKKITIRELGGCMGPIWSSYYGDCSSVLFMIDAANPTQISSSCVQLLSLLSAEQLASASVLILFNKIDLPCYMSLVEMKSLFRIQDIISCANQPITVVETSARDGTGLPDVLQWLRSTLKDPS; encoded by the exons ATGTACCTGCTGCTCGGGGCCTCGGGCGTGGGCAAGACGCTGCTGGTGAAGCGGCTGCAGA AGCTGTGCTCCAAGGATGGGTCCAGAGAGCttggggagcctccccccacactgcccaCG GTGGGCACAAATCTGACTGACCTTCTGATCCAGAAGAAGATCACAATTcgggagctggggggctgcatGGGCCCTATCTGGTCTAGTTACTATGGAGACTGCAGCTCTGTCCTG TTCATGATTGATGCGGCTAACCCCACGCAGATCTCTTCATCCTGTGTCCAGCTCCTGTCACTCCTCTCCGCAGAGCAGCTTGCCTCGGCATCCGTCCTGATCCTATTCAATAAGAT TGACCTGCCCTGCTACATGTCCCTGGTGGAGATGAAATCGCTGTTCCGGATTCAAGATATCATTTCCTGTGCTAACCAGCCCATCACTGTGGTGGAGACCAGCGCCCGTGATGGCACGGGGCTGCCCGACGTGCTGCAATGGCTTCGCTCCACCCTCAAGGATCCCAGTTGA
- the ARL16 gene encoding ADP-ribosylation factor-like protein 16 isoform X2 gives MRGQAAALWVGTNLTDLLIQKKITIRELGGCMGPIWSSYYGDCSSVLFMIDAANPTQISSSCVQLLSLLSAEQLASASVLILFNKIDLPCYMSLVEMKSLFRIQDIISCANQPITVVETSARDGTGLPDVLQWLRSTLKDPS, from the exons ATGAGGGGCcaggctgctgctctctgg GTGGGCACAAATCTGACTGACCTTCTGATCCAGAAGAAGATCACAATTcgggagctggggggctgcatGGGCCCTATCTGGTCTAGTTACTATGGAGACTGCAGCTCTGTCCTG TTCATGATTGATGCGGCTAACCCCACGCAGATCTCTTCATCCTGTGTCCAGCTCCTGTCACTCCTCTCCGCAGAGCAGCTTGCCTCGGCATCCGTCCTGATCCTATTCAATAAGAT TGACCTGCCCTGCTACATGTCCCTGGTGGAGATGAAATCGCTGTTCCGGATTCAAGATATCATTTCCTGTGCTAACCAGCCCATCACTGTGGTGGAGACCAGCGCCCGTGATGGCACGGGGCTGCCCGACGTGCTGCAATGGCTTCGCTCCACCCTCAAGGATCCCAGTTGA
- the ARL16 gene encoding ADP-ribosylation factor-like protein 16 isoform X3 produces MLLHLVGTNLTDLLIQKKITIRELGGCMGPIWSSYYGDCSSVLFMIDAANPTQISSSCVQLLSLLSAEQLASASVLILFNKIDLPCYMSLVEMKSLFRIQDIISCANQPITVVETSARDGTGLPDVLQWLRSTLKDPS; encoded by the exons ATGTTGCTCCACTTG GTGGGCACAAATCTGACTGACCTTCTGATCCAGAAGAAGATCACAATTcgggagctggggggctgcatGGGCCCTATCTGGTCTAGTTACTATGGAGACTGCAGCTCTGTCCTG TTCATGATTGATGCGGCTAACCCCACGCAGATCTCTTCATCCTGTGTCCAGCTCCTGTCACTCCTCTCCGCAGAGCAGCTTGCCTCGGCATCCGTCCTGATCCTATTCAATAAGAT TGACCTGCCCTGCTACATGTCCCTGGTGGAGATGAAATCGCTGTTCCGGATTCAAGATATCATTTCCTGTGCTAACCAGCCCATCACTGTGGTGGAGACCAGCGCCCGTGATGGCACGGGGCTGCCCGACGTGCTGCAATGGCTTCGCTCCACCCTCAAGGATCCCAGTTGA